In Glycine max cultivar Williams 82 chromosome 10, Glycine_max_v4.0, whole genome shotgun sequence, the DNA window AATATTatctcattattaattattaaatatgaagTAATAATTCAGTTACTTTTGTTTTAGTTCTAGTGATAGCTTTGTCATTTGTGCATCTTGGTGTTatcaaaatatgttttatgcTGACTTGcatattcttttatttctattgaaCCAATAACAAACGTTTTAGATTTTTGAAATATCTCAGGTAAAAGAGATCCTTATTGAGGAGTCCAATGTGCAGCCTGTCAATAGTCCAGTGACTGTTTGTGGTGATATTCATGGTCAATTCCATGATCTAATGAAACTTTTCCAGACTGGGGGTCATGTGCCCgagacaaattatatttttatggtatttgctacactttttttttctctattaactTCGATGATTTAATATCTGTTTTGGAGTTCTATATTTTCCTAAATGATTGCAGGGAGACTTTGTTGATCGAGGTTACAATAGTCTTGAAGTTTTCACCATCCTTTTACTTCTTAAAGCTAGGTATGTTCTTTTAATGCATGCTTGCGTTGCAtctgtcttgattcttgacttgttGGCTTTACATGTATTGTTAATAAGATTATCACTTGGAATTTGTCCTAGCTTTGGAGGCATTTAAGAAGAGTTTTAAGATTAATTTGGTTTGTATCCCATGGTATCAAAGTGTATAAGTTTGCTAAACGGTCAGTGTGAAGATTTTTACACTGTCAGCCCATTAGAAATTGTGCTTGATATAACTTTAAAAGTAagtattataaaagtcaacaatCTTACAATAAATGCTTATGATACTTCCAAACAGTCTTTCATTGCTAGCATATTTGACTTTGGAAAGTTTACACCCATTTGCAGTggtgcttttcttttttttcttttgaaaacttacatatccttttatttttctgtaatTTCACAGATACCCAGCTAATATTACCCTTTTACGTGGAAATCATGAAAGCAGGCAATTAACTCAGGTAAGCTTTGTGAATGAAATCATTACATGAATCATTCTAAACTTgcagaattttatattttttttattcacacaGATTGTGCAACTGAGGAGGGGtccaaaaatatttctaatccTGTCAGTCTAGCATGCTAGTTATAATCTTATAAAGTGTTGGTAGTGTAATTATGTGCATGactttattttttgcttatggCAGTGATGCCACCTTAAGTAATTTTTCAATATTGCTAGTATTGTTGAGTTCACTGAGGCAGGTTTATTTGCAGGGTCCTATAATTTCTGATGTCCAAAGAAAATTTGAACCAAGTCATTGGCAATTTTAAATATGGtccttttgaaatttttaagcaTGAATTGGCTAAGGTAGAGGAGTTTAGTTGCTTTGAATTTTTGAAGTTGTAATCAATGTTTGGAGATGGTTGTTTaggttgaaattttgaaatggcTAGGAAAACTAATGTAGTTTTTGACTCATTAGGGATCTCATCTTCCATGGATGTGAGATTCAAAAGTAAGGTAATATTAATTGTGGAAATACTAAAACCAGAAATGCAAAAGTATCATGCTGATTTAtgttaattatgtaatttactGTTTTGCTAGGTCTATGGATTTTATGATGAATGCCAGAGGAAGTATGGCAATGCCAATGCTTGGCGCTATTGTACAGATGTGTTTGACTATCTAACACTTTCTGCAATTATTGATGGAACTGTAAATATCTTTCACTCTCTCCTCTTCAAGTATCTATCCCCCATGTGCCTCTGTGCATCTTGGCGGGTAGCTTACTGGATTTATTTTGACTTTATATAGTTCTGTTTGAATGGTTCTTGttcaaaattaagttttatatatgttatgttTGATCCAGGTGCTTTGTGTTCATGGTGGCCTTTCTCCTGACATTCGAACAATTGATCAGGTCCTCTAGCCTCCTTCTTAATTGTTGGCCAAAAACAATATTTCTATAGCTTAGACTATCTCCTCGCACGTGTATTTTGTTCAGGTGTATAATTATATCTTCTCAATTAAGATTGTGCAGTTTTCAACATTCACATTGCACCATGGTGTCATCCTTATAAATGCCCATCCATGCCCTGTCTGTTTGTAGATACACCATATGAACAGTCAAGTTATATATTTGTTTCCATGATGTGAAATGTCTCTTTAAGTTACGATTGATTGTCCTTCTTCCCCATGATTCTCATGCTATTTAGACTTTAGACACAAAAATGAACAGCTGGAGGTGGACACTTGcatatttccttttctttattttttactgGTAACTTAATAATGTGGCCCTTTTTGTTTGACTTCAGAAAGCCTTCAATGCTTGCcgttttgatattttgtttgaattagTTCTTAAATTTGTCAAACATGTTTGGAGCACAGAAATTacctttgttttttaataatcacAGTAAACAAACActttgttcttaattttttggatcatttttaagttaaatgaaCTATTGTTTTTGTTAGTCTTCAGAGAGAGAATTATTTTCTATCTTGGTTATGGTTAAAAGTTGGAAATGAACTTTTTATTGCAGATAAGGGTCATTGATCGAAACTGTGAAATTCCTCATGAGGGTCCTTTCTGTGATCTTATGTGGAGTGATCCTGAAGATATTGAAACATGGGCAGTCAGTCCCCGAGGAGCAGGTTGGCTTTTTGGATCCAGGGTCACTTCGGAGgtaatgtaatttatttgttaattgctTTTAGAATTGAATATGTTTTAATCTTACCATTGCATTCTTTTCATACAGTTCAATCACATAAATAACCTTGATCTTGTTTGTCGAGCACACCAACTCGTTCAGGAAGGCCTTAAGTATATGTTCCAAGATAAAGGCCTTGTAACTGTAtgttttttatatgaattacaATAATCATTTTGTACcctaaagttttaaaatataattttgggcTTGTATAGATATGAAGTTGTCAATTCCCCTTTGAAAATTTGCAGGTATGGTCTGCACCTAATTACTGTTACCGATGTGGAAATGTAGCTTCTATTCTGAGTTTCAATGAAAATATGGTGAGTCAACTGAAACTTTTTGCTGTGTTTAAATCTATAtcgatgataatgatgatttcTTCATCATTTGGTCTTGTGATATCATGGTGCTTTTCTTTTCCCTTGATGCATCAAATAGTACTTATTCTTTAACGATTCTGTATGTGATGAGATGGAGAGCGCAGTGATGGCATAAGTGTTGTATGCTTTGTGTTTGCTTCGCTGTTTTATATGCTATCCAGTGGTAACTACTGAATTCACAGTGAAATCATGATGAAATTTCATCTGCTATTTTACCTGGCACGAAATTTTCAATTGAGTATTTTGCCAAGTTTGCTCTGATTTGATGGGTGTGCTCAGGGATAAATAGTAAATGCAATCTTGTATGTCTCTCAATTGGACTCGAATGTAGCTAAGTTTGGAATTAGTAAATGGATGGGGCTATTAGCCTATTACAATATGcctatttatattcattttttttcatttaacttttCAATTATACTCTTATTAcgttttactttaaaaaaaaaatcaaagtcaataAGCATATTCTGATATTCACatttctgtgtttttttttctccctttgtgtatatgttaaataaatacTATTAACTTTTGTTTTAATAAGTGTTTGTTGGTTATACTTGACAAtataatgatattcataaaaGTCATGAATTATGTTATACTTATTTCTATGTAGTTAGAAAACgagaataaattatttcaattttattaatatacataaaaaacaaattattttgcaaTATACCAACTTCATTTGTTGTACTGTTGGAGATGATCTTAGTAAATAACTTATAATTTCTGTGACAGGAAAGAGAAGTTAAATTTTTCACCGAAACAGAGGAGAACAATCAGATGAGAGGACCCAGGACAGGCGTTCCATATTTCTTATAAGTTGGTgcaaatttttgtttgaatttattgtaaaattatagCAATACAGTCATGTATTTATGCTTTGCCTTTTAAAGGTGGATTTTATGGTCACAAGATTATCAATCCAACGATATCTTAGCACTGGGTCGCAcggataattttatatttaaattttattgaaaaagatttttttgtgCTGAATTATTACTACAAAATATCCTTATTTGAATAGAATGGTTAGAATGTCTTggtatgtttttaaaataatttgcaaTGTGTTAATATTATGGGAATCAtacaattttgataattaaaattaatttaaattatacttcACTCCAATAAAATGCGAATTCCGTTTTAGTGtgttttctaaaacttttgtgCTGCCAAATTTTCTACTGTTGAGATAAAGTACAAATATACAAATTTGATCATTTCAACGTGACGTCTGAAAAGAAAATTTGTTGGAGGGTAGCTCATTAACGACACTTGAAATTGtgattatttaacattttttgtattctcaaattaagtttttttaggaATGTAAAATAGAATTTTCTATAGTTGTCGATTAATAAATAAacagttaaaattttaagaatttatttatttaatatacatctgtatatattttatcacaataatagttatatattttctaaGGATAGTGGCTCATTAACGACCACCAACACGAATGAAAGGTAAAACCATATTTCTGTCGCACATTCTATTGATTTTGGGTATATTAAACTTGTATTTGTTTTCAAGAACCATAGTTCTCAAACTCTACTCTAATCCCATTACATTGAAAATAgccaaattaaaatttcacagaaaatgaattatgaaaaCAAACACGTACGATTGACTTCTTACCTCGATCTATTGTCTTGTCTATAACAGTCTCTGACTATCAACCTGTCAGAGCCTTCTTAATCTATGCAAATGTATTATCAATCTCACATAGTAATGTATGCCAATACTACTTCATACGCATAGCACGATCTAATGACTATtacaaaataatcttttatttctACAAAAAAGTGACTCAATGTACCTTCTAAGTTCTAAATATACACATGGCCCCAAGGATACATTAAGTGGAGTTTTGACTTCTAGTAGCTAACTAGCAATCTGGTCACAAGCTTCATCTTCCACgttcaatttttctttcatcCCAACAGCCAAGTCTGATGCCCATTTCCTCTGATGGCTTCCACGGGCACAAATCAAACAAGCCAACTCTAGCAATTTTCTTGCATCTTTTATGCAAgctattttatcatattatatgcAGTCAATAGAGCTATACATTCCCCTTGCATTTATTATACAAAGGCAGAATGTGAGAGGCATCTTTATATGGAAATATTTCAGCAGCATGGATGGATTCAAAATTTGGACCCTTAATTTTTCAGGACACTGGATTATCAGTGACAATAGAAGGAATATTTTCTTGGGAATATGTCATACTATTCAAACAGGATGGTTTTGCTGCACCATAGTAAAAGTAAGCCATGACTTTTGACCATTCTTCTGCACTGCGAATGACTGAGAGACCACCAAATGGAAGTTAAGTAAAGTCAGAAGGAAAGGGACTAAGaaatggaatatatatatatatatatatttattttttttgggggggggggggggggggggaaagaTAGACCAATCGCAGAATAAAATCTTGCCAGCTTTAGTAAAGATAATTTCTGGGAATACAGATACTTGAAGTGCAGCAACCAGTTCAGTCTCAACAAcagcatcaattgcaacacactTTCACATGATATGCAGAAGGAtgtgaaacaaaacaaaaaattatctcaTGTTAAAGTAGCAGGAACCAAAGGCAATCTCTAATTCATCCCGAATTTTTTCATTCTCCTTGggcctaaaaataaaaaataaaataaaaaacttgtaCTTTTATTTGATTGCTAATATATGCAGCACTACAacttcataaatataatattaaatgagacCTAGCAGGgcgaataaattaaattaacttaaaGTACTTTAGCCACATTCTGAGGttatttgaacaaaaaggtTGAAAGTTTGAGAAAGCCCCCATCAGAGGCCCATTCCCaaagataaaaaggaaaatggtCCTGCTATTGAGTGTCTTGAAAACACTGACTAAAGAACTGATAAGTAGAAGGATTATATTAGAAATCACAGTGGGGATATATTGGACAACTTTCCTTCAAGCTACTTAAGAATACTCAAGCAACTGTGTACTTATGTAAAGATTACATGATATAGAAAATGTATAAGAGAGATTAAATGTAGAAGTAGAACAAACCTTTTATATCGATTGTGCACAAGAATAATCAAGGAGCTTATGTCTTTGAACACAGTCTCCTCCCATTCCGCAGTCTTGATGTCTTTGATAGGACGAATATAATTATCGCCCTGCCACACTATCAGTCAGGATCATACTCCTCCATGCAACAAGAGGGTAATGCTCTGGAAGCTTCTgcagttttttcttcttttccagaGTCATAAGGTAAGGGTCATTTATATCAAACCGAGGTGGTGCCATCAGATTTGAGTATTCTTATTGATCTGCTGCTATCACCATCCTGTTTAAGGGAAATAGAAGAGTGTTGTCGAACTGTATCAGAAAGAATTCTAAACTTAGGCCTTAATTGAATAAATTTCTCTATAAGCACTTTataagagagagaagaaggaaagggaaaatGAATTGACCTTCTGTCCTTCTCTCATAAGTTAACTATTATAGAAAATCTATCTACTAACTTGTTCAAAAGCTAAGGACTAAGGTACATAGGTTGATATTAGCTTATGGGAGAAGTCTTGCTATTTTGTTCTCCTATTAGTGGTTGTAAGAAAGTTGATATACTTGCCAGCTTTAAGGGAAGACACCATGGATTAGAGATGCTGGGTGAAATGATAGACAACATGGAATGTGGCAGCGCCATTTCTTCCTTCAAAAGAATGGAGaatgttataaaatatgattatgAGGTAAGTTaagcaattaaaaaatagtaatattgGGGTTGTGAAAAACAAGGCCCAAGTTTCTTTCCCAGTGGAATTTCCGGGCCCATGTCGGTGCTTTTTAATATAACTCAAtactaaagataaaataaaaaagatcaaaacaaaaattgagagaacgaaaaaaataagagaaaaaccaAAACGCAACGATTTTTTTTCTCCGAAATTCTTACCAATTCGAGGTAGGTAGCAGCTGCAGCGTGTTCCAAATTCATACTCTATCCTTTCGTTGTTTAGTTTTGTTGGTGTTTATCTACTGAGGATGCGATTTTCTTGAGGCTTGTAAAGTCGTGATTGAAACGGGCAAAAATTGGGGTTTCGGAATGAAATGACCAAAagaatttttggaattttaaatgCTTTGATTTGATTATGTTTTTACAGTATATGAATGTTGGTTGGTTTAATTGCGCATGCAGATTAAGGGGGAAAAGCCATGGAAGAGATGTCGGGTTTAGCAACAGCAATAAACTCTTCCAACATAGGATTTCAGGTACTATTtactatgattttattttattgtcttATCAATCCTTTTCTTCTGGTTTTCATTCATGTAAATATAATTTGGGATGCTGTTTTCTGCAGCTATTGAAGAAGCATGGGTGGAAAGAAGGGACTGGTCTTGGAGTCTCTGAGCAGGTTTTCTTTTTTACTCCCTCTTTTTTCTCCTCCACTGAATGACGTATCTGcactcaaaaacatatttttaaatagacCATTTTCATAGTCAAGGTAAAAAATGACATACTTTGTGTTAAAGAATAAACCTTAAAGTATGGAATATCCATCAATTTAATCTCTAATTTGATATATTGAACTAACGTTCAGGGACCGAGTTGAagggttttttttcttcagttttTGGGATACTTAGCAAAGTTAGCACGATTTCTAATACCTGGGCGATTACTTTTATGTATTCTTTTACTTTAGGGATCATTAGAGAGAGAGTAATACTTCAAGAATGAAATTGAGGATCTTATTTGGGCATTAAACGATCTTAATTGGAAAGTTATGCTTGGTGGACAATTCTTTACTTAACACCTCATCACACTTTCATTGTTATGTTAGAGATTGTGACTTGTGAGGTTTATTtgctttacattttaaattactatGTTATACTTAAAACAGGATTCAAGATATAATAAATGATGGAATACTTGAGCATAATTGATGTTAGGATCAATTTAGGCTtgttttctcatcccaattccCAAAATAACTGTTAACCTCCTCTTTCAGTGCTACTCTCATCTGCATAATtgtagtttattttgattttgattataaaGTATGGGTATTTCGATCTTGTAATAATTCTGATGAATAAATTTGTTTTGGAAACAGGGTAGGTTAGAACCTGTGGAGACTCATGTAAAGAATAATAAACGAGGTTTGGGAGCAGATAAAGCGAAGAAAAAGGTTGTCAAAGCAAAACCTGATCAAAGCGATTCCTCTAAAGGGAACAATCAGCaggtaatattttcttttggattTACTCTATTTCTTTGTTTCCATCGATGtaaaaatcaaatcatctaAACAAATTTACAATGGTAGAAAGGACTTTGGCTTAAAGACATATCTAGAAACATAACATAACCATGCAAATTGGTACCTTTTTTTCCTGTTTTGGAGTTGGAAGGTTATGATGGTCAGCGAAGGTTTTCTTATTTAAGGAATGCTGTTTGCCAAGTTTAATTGGTTGAAATAGATTGATTCTTCAAGttccttgttttattttattttttgaaaatttgttgggggagtttaagaaaaaaacatgaagGACTGCTAATGAAATGAGATTTATTCGAACAGAGTGGCAAGATTCGTGTACTACAGTGTAGAGAGTTGAGTCAGTGAAGCAAGATCATTTTGAAcagtttttttttgctttttttttttttaacctttttgaCATCAATACAAGTTACTGTGGaatctttacatttttatgtAACTCACcattctctctcctttttttttttttttactgtaaatGATTTCCTGCTTATCATTAACTTCAAATAATTTCAGGATCATTTACctcaaaagaaaagcaaaacacTTTCTAAACGGATGAGAAAGATGCAggaatttgaaaagaagatgCGAGAGAAGGAATTTGAGCGTGCTTTCTTCAGAGAGTTCTGGCCTGAAAATGTGTAAACGAGAATCAAATGATCCATATTGTGTCAGCATTTCCTCTTGCATTACTTTCGTTGTACTGGTGATGATTTCAGAAATTGTGCAAGGTGGATCTTCAGGGATATAGGAAATTGTGAAAGGCGTTTTGCAAACAGAAGGAATTCGAACACCTTTATGTGCAAATTTTCTTCACCTACTATTTCGTTTAGTGGGGGAAAACCTCCTTAACCTGGGTTCCCtaaacaatatattatttttgggcacctTGGTAGAAATACTGTAGCTCTGCCGTACACATGTAAAGCcatgaacatttttttatggaagTGTCCAATTTGTTCCTGAAAAAAGCACTCAAGCTTATTTGAttcttaaagaaataaaaatcaccaaataatttttcaagattataaatatgaaatactTAAATCCGTCAgttattttctttgtaattttagtaTAACATCAGTTCTTGAAAAATGGGTGTTAAattattctcttaaaaaaagcATTAACGACCTCAATTGAtccttgaaaatattaaaaattgtacAAGAAAGGTTAAAATgtctcatttatattttttagaattatttgttgttttttcatGAACTAAATGGGGTACTTTTTTAGGATCAAATTATGGGTAtttactcattttgtttttcatgaacTAAATGGGGTAATCATTTTCTAGGAGAATGGATGGAAGGAGGATGGAGTACCATTTAAGTAGAAATATCCTACTCTTTTCTCAATCTCGAAGCAGCAAAATCAGGTTATCTAGTGTATGGGCAGATCTTTAGACGTAGTGTGGAAATGGGATTTCAAATGGAGATGCCAATTTTTTGACACCGAGTTGGATTTGGCTGTGAGGTTCCTAGAAGGTACCATCATTCATCCAAAACGACCAAATAAGTGGATTTGGAAGGAGGATGCCTCGGGATTATATATGGCTAGGAACGGGTATAGGCTGCTCCTGCCAGACCAGATTAATGACAATCAAGATGGTGTA includes these proteins:
- the LOC100811413 gene encoding phytochrome-associated serine/threonine-protein phosphatase translates to MDLDQWISKVKDGQHLLEDELQLLCEFVKEILIEESNVQPVNSPVTVCGDIHGQFHDLMKLFQTGGHVPETNYIFMGDFVDRGYNSLEVFTILLLLKARYPANITLLRGNHESRQLTQVYGFYDECQRKYGNANAWRYCTDVFDYLTLSAIIDGTVLCVHGGLSPDIRTIDQIRVIDRNCEIPHEGPFCDLMWSDPEDIETWAVSPRGAGWLFGSRVTSEFNHINNLDLVCRAHQLVQEGLKYMFQDKGLVTVWSAPNYCYRCGNVASILSFNENMEREVKFFTETEENNQMRGPRTGVPYFL
- the LOC100812494 gene encoding G patch domain and ankyrin repeat-containing protein 1 homolog translates to MEEMSGLATAINSSNIGFQLLKKHGWKEGTGLGVSEQGRLEPVETHVKNNKRGLGADKAKKKVVKAKPDQSDSSKGNNQQDHLPQKKSKTLSKRMRKMQEFEKKMREKEFERAFFREFWPENV